Proteins encoded by one window of Vitis vinifera cultivar Pinot Noir 40024 chromosome 10, ASM3070453v1:
- the LOC100247557 gene encoding LRR receptor-like serine/threonine-protein kinase GHR1: MMKLCTLLLVSLLFVSAMGQLPSQDILALLEFKKGIKHDPTGYVLNSWNEESIDFNGCPSSWNGIVCNGVNVAGVVLDHQGLSADVDLSVFSNLTMLVKLSMSGNSISGKIPDNIGDLKSLEYLDLSDNLFFSSLPPGIGKLANLKNLSLAGNNFSGSIPDSILGLESIQSLDFSRNSFSGDMAASLTKLTNLVSLNLSLNGFESKIPKGFELLSKLEILDLHGNMLSGHLDEEFLRFSSAIHVDFSGNMLVNSGLQKQNFLSGISSTVAYLNLSHNQLMGSLVSGGGPLELANLKVLDLSYNQLSGELPGFNFLYALEVLKLSNNRFTGFIPNDLLKGDPLVLTELDLSANNLSGLINMITSTTLNILNLSSNGLSGELPLLTGSCTVLDLSNNEFEGNLTKLLKWGNIEFLDLSQNRLTGAFPEETSQFLRLNYLNLSHNSLRSSLPKVLTLYPKLRVLDLSSNQFDGPLLADLLTLPTLQELYLENNLFAGAIEFSPPSVNSSLKFLDLSQNHLNGYFPDQFGSLTALQRLNLAANNLSGSLPTSMSEMNSLSSLDISQNNFTGPLPNNFSNSLESFNASYNDLSGTVPESLRKFPSSSFFPGNSGLHLPGGPPGSTSSPSDFSKRKPIKTIIKVVIIVSCVVAVLIFILLAIFIHYIRLSRRSTQEHVTRKDIHKGAPQNPSGFNGRESGGALVVSAEDLLASRKGSSSEIISSDEKMAVVTGFSPSKTSHLSWSPESGDSFTAENLARLDVRSPDQLAGELHFLDDTITLTPEELSRAPAEVLGRSSHGTSYRATLENGVFLTVKWLREGVAKERKEFAKEAKKFANIRHPNVVGLRGYYWGPTQHEKLILSDYISPGNLASFLYDRPGRKGPPLTWAQRLKIAVDVARGLNYLHFDRAVPHGNLKATNILLDGPDLNARVADYCLHRLMTQAGTIEQILDAGVLGYRAPELAASKKPIPSFKSDVYAFGVVLLELLTGKCAGDVVSGEEGGVDLTDWVRLRVAEGRGLDCLDPAVAPEMGNPAAEKGVKEVLGIALRCIRSVSERPGIKTIYEDLSSI; this comes from the exons ATGATGAAGCTCTGTACACTTTTGTTGGTGTCCCTACTGTTTGTATCTGCAATGGGGCAGCTTCCATCACAGGACATTTTGGCACTGCTCGAGTTCAAGAAGGGAATCAAGCATGATCCAACTGGTTATGTGCTTAATTCATGGAATGAGGAGTCCATAGACTTCAATGGGTGCCCTTCCTCTTGGAATGGCATTGTTTGTAATGGTGTCAATGTTGCTGGGGTGGTTCTTGATCACCAGGGTCTTTCTGCTGATGTTGATTTGAGTGTATTTTCGAATCTCACAATGCTGGTGAAACTCTCAATGTCAGGAAACTCCATTTCAGGCAAAATTCCTGATAACATTGGCGACTTAAAAAGCCTTGAGTATTTGGATCTCTCGGACAATCTGTTTTTCTCATCTTTACCACCAGGGATTGGGAAGTTGGCAAATTTAAAGAACCTGTCATTAGCAGGCAACAACTTCTCTGGCTCAATTCCAGACTCAATTTTGGGGTTAGAATCAATCCAGTCTTTAGATTTCAGTCGCAACTCCTTTTCTGGTGATATGGCAGCATCATTGACAAAACTGACTAATTTGGTATCCCTTAATTTATCGTTAAAtgggtttgaaagtaaaattcCAAAAGGTTTTGAGCTGCTTTCAAAACTTGAAATTCTTGACTTGCATGGGAATATGCTCAGTGGTCATCTGGATGAGGAATTCTTGCGATTTTCAAGTGCCATTCATGTTGACTTTAGTGGGAATATGCTAGTAAATTCTGGTTTGCAAAAACAGAATTTTTTATCCGGTATTTCTTCAACTGTTGCGTATTTAAATCTTAGCCATAACCAGCTTATGGGATCACTTGTAAGTGGAGGTGGACCACTGGAACTTGCTAACTTGAAGGTGTTGGATTTGAGCTACAATCAACTATCTGGAGAATTACCTGGATTTAATTTTCTGTATGCCCTTGAGGTCCTCAAGCTCAGCAACAATAGATTTACTGGGTTTATCCCCAATGACCTGCTGAAAGGAGATCCTTTGGTTCTAACTGAATTGGATTTGAGTGCCAACAATCTTTCAG GGCTGATAAATATGATCACATCAACAACTTTGAACATCCTTAATCTCTCCTCAAATGGGCTCTCAGGAGAGCTTCCACTGCTGACTGGCAGCTGCACTGTACTGGACCTGTCAAATAATGAATTTGAGGGAAACTTAACTAAATTGTTGAAATGGGGAAATATTGAATTTCTGGATCTCAGTCAGAATCGTTTGACAGGAGCTTTCCCTGAGGAAACCTCACAATTTCTCCGCCTAAATTACCTCAACCTCTCCCATAATTCTCTTAGGAGTTCTCTCCCAAAAGTTCTAACACTGTATCCCAAGCTTAGAGTCCTTGATCTTAGTTCTAACCAGTTTGATGGGCCACTTTTGGCTGATCTGTTAACATTGCCCACATTGCAAGAACTCTACCTTGAGAACAATTTATTCGCTGGTGCGATTGAGTTTTCTCCTCCCTCAGTCAATTCTAGTCTAAAGTTTCTAGATCTCTCTCAAAACCATCTTAATGGCTATTTTCCTGATCAATTTGGTTCATTAACAGCACTTCAAAGGCTCAATCTTGCTGCAAACAATCTATCTGGTTCTCTGCCAACATCCATGTCTGAGATGAACTCCCTAAGTTCATTAGACATATCCCAAAATAATTTCACAGGTCCTTTACCAAACAATTTTTCTAACAGCCTTGAAAGCTTTAATGCATCATACAACGATCTTTCTGGGACTGTTCCAGAAAGCCTGAGGAAGTTCCCTAGTTCTTCTTTCTTCCCTGGAAATAGTGGATTGCATTTACCTGGTGGTCCTCCTGGGTCAACTTCTTCTCCATCAGATTTTTCCAAGAGGAAGCCAATCAAAACTATTATCAAGGTGGTGATAATAGTTTCTTGTGTGGTTGCCGTTCTCATTTTTATCCTGCTTGCCATCTTCATACACTATATTCGTCTATCAAGGAGATCCACGCAGGAACATGTTACAAGGAAAGACATCCACAAAGGGGCTCCACAGAATCCCTCTGGCTTCAATGGAAGAGAAAGTGGTGGTGCTTTGGTTGTTTCAGCTGAGGATCTTTTGGCTTCACGGAAGGGATCGTCTTCTGAGATAATTAGCTCTGATGAGAAAATGGCAGTTGTAACTGGCTTCTCTCCGTCAAAAACCAGCCACTTATCTTGGTCCCCAGAGTCTGGTGATTCATTTACTGCCGAAAACCTTGCAAGACTTGATGTGAGGTCGCCAGATCAGTTGGCTGGTGAGCTGCATTTTCTTGATGATACAATCACATTGACACCTGAGGAGCTGTCAAGGGCCCCTGCTGAAGTGTTGGGTAGGAGCAGCCATGGAACTTCTTATAGGGCAACATTGGAGAATGGCGTCTTCTTGACTGTGAAGTGGTTGAGAGAAGGGGTGGCAAAAGAGAGAAAGGAGTTTGCTAAGGAGGCAAAAAAATTTGCAAACATCAGGCATCCAAATGTGGTTGGGTTGAGAGGATACTATTGGGGACCTACACAACATGAGAAGCTCATTCTTTCTGATTATATCTCACCCGGAAACCTTGCAAGCTTTCTTTATG ATCGACCAGGAAGGAAAGGGCCGCCATTAACCTGGGCCCAGAGGCTCAAGATAGCTGTCGATGTTGCACGTGGCCTGAACTATCTCCATTTTGATCGTGCTGTGCCTCATGGAAACCTTAAAGCAACCAACATACTGTTAGATGGACCTGATCTTAATGCACGGGTTGCTGATTACTGCCTCCATCGCCTCATGACCCAGGCTGGCACCATTGAACAGATTCTTGATGCTGGGGTCCTAGGTTATCGTGCACCAGAGTTGGCTGCTTCCAAGAAGCCAATACCATCCTTCAAATCAGATGTTTATGCTTTTGGAGTGGTTCTGCTGGAACTTTTAACTGGCAAGTGTGCTGGTGATGTGGTCTCTGGTGAAGAGGGAGGGGTTGATTTGACAGATTGGGTGCGATTGAGGGTGGCAGAAGGTCGGGGATTAGATTGCTTGGATCCTGCAGTGGCACCTGAGATGGGAAATCCAGCAGCAGAGAAGGGGGTGAAGGAGGTGCTTGGAATCGCTCTTAGATGTATAAGGTCTGTTTCTGAGAGGCCAGGCATCAAGACTATATATGAGGATCTTTCGTCTATATGA